The following are encoded together in the Lathyrus oleraceus cultivar Zhongwan6 chromosome 3, CAAS_Psat_ZW6_1.0, whole genome shotgun sequence genome:
- the LOC127128791 gene encoding cyclin-A3-1 — protein sequence MPWHNSSLLVVPCSISSQFKNLSKSALTSTISLLPNSNLDKSICNKSNAKRDTQQIIQPYLSDISDYLRTMEMQEKRRPAGDYMDKVQRCITTNMRRTLVDWLVEVADEYKLLPETLHLAVSYIDRFLSIHSLNRSKLQLLGVSAMLIASEYEEITPPKAVDFCQITDNTYELHEVLEMEAHQFHCSKKVE from the coding sequence ATGCCTTGGCACAATTCTAGTCTTCTTGTTGTCCCTTGCAGCATTTCCAGCCAATTCAAGAACCTCAGCAAATCAGCATTAACTTCAACAATTTCCTTACTTCCTAATTCCAATTTGGATAAGTCTATTTGTAACAAAAGCAATGCAAAACGTGACACTCAGCAGATTATCCAGCCTTACCTATCCGATATCTCAGATTACCTTCGCACAATGGAGATGCAGGAAAAACGAAGACCAGCGGGTGATTACATGGATAAAGTTCAGAGATGCATTACTACAAATATGAGGAGAACATTGGTGGATTGGTTAGTTGAGGTTGCGGATGAATACAAACTTCTCCCAGAAACTCTTCATCTAGCTGTTTCCTACATTGACAGATTCCTATCTATCCATTCTCTCAATAGATCCAAGCTTCAGCTGCTCGGTGTTTCCGCTATGCTCATTGCATCGGAGTATGAAGAAATCACTCCACCAAAAGCAGTGGATTTCTGCCAAATTACTGATAACACATATGAACTGCATGAGGTTTTAGAGATGGAAGCTCACcaatttcactgcagtaaaaaagTAGAGTAA